In Spirosoma pollinicola, the genomic window AAAAGGATTTTAGCAGACCAACGCCACCCGTCAACAAAACTTTGGGTAAGTGAAGGTTTAGCAGCGTTGTAAAGGCGTAGGCAAAATATGGGATCAGGTAGCATAACAGGGTATCTGTGCCAGCGGGCTTAATAAACGTAAACCAGTTCGCATTTTTACCCTCATCAACCAGCCAGTAGATGGCCGTAAAGATCAAAATTGTGAGAGCACTACACAGAAATAACCAGGCGGGTGTAGCTGCCAGTTTACTGAGACCCCAGAATGTGCGGGTGTACATCGATAAACCGATCAGGGCGATAGACACTATGACGAAAACAAGTGTCATCCGTTTAGACTCACCCTGCTGGCGGTACTGTTGAAAAAGAGTGGAGAGGACCACGCCCCCCATCGTCAGGCCTGCCATGGTGCCTCGGCTTATGGCACTGGGAATGAACGAAATAGCGTTGGGAAGCAGTTCGGCAGACGCGATCATGCTTAGTAAGCAAAAACCGGCCCAGGCAGCGACTAAAACGCCAATCCGGTTTTGGGAAAAAACAGTTACCAGAGCTGCGGCCAGATACGACCAGCCAATGAGGCCCAGAATTCCCCACCAGTGTGTTGCGAATCGACTTCCCTGTTCGCCCCGATACATGAAGGCCATGCCAACCAGGATGCCTATTGCCACTAGCTTACCTGTCAGCACTACCCACTTAGTTGCCGTTTTAGGGTAGGCATTCCAGAGTACGATAAAGCAAATACACGCTACTACATTCCAGACCAGTCGGTGCATTCCGGTAGCCGCTTCATCGATCGACTCCCCGTTAACCAGATAAACGCCCATTACCAGCAAGGCAACCGAGCGCATGATGACATGACCAATAAGTGCAAGGTCTGAGTCACCCTTTTTCCG contains:
- a CDS encoding DUF5009 domain-containing protein, which produces MPLPETVPAQPARSLTIPMRVDSIDILRALTMILMIFVNDLWSLTDIPVWLEHVPGGVDGMGLADVVFPAFLFIVGMSLPFAVNARRKKGDSDLALIGHVIMRSVALLVMGVYLVNGESIDEAATGMHRLVWNVVACICFIVLWNAYPKTATKWVVLTGKLVAIGILVGMAFMYRGEQGSRFATHWWGILGLIGWSYLAAALVTVFSQNRIGVLVAAWAGFCLLSMIASAELLPNAISFIPSAISRGTMAGLTMGGVVLSTLFQQYRQQGESKRMTLVFVIVSIALIGLSMYTRTFWGLSKLAATPAWLFLCSALTILIFTAIYWLVDEGKNANWFTFIKPAGTDTLLCYLIPYFAYAFTTLLNLHLPKVLLTGGVGLLKSFLFALLCVWITGLLNKIGIRLKL